The genomic stretch AGGCGGAGGGGCCGGAGGGCGAGGAGGAGGCCCAAGATCGGGGTCCGGAGGCGCATAGGGGAATCCTTGCGCGCTGCGGGTGCCTAGTGGTGGAGGACCCGCTCCAGGAAGGCCCGGGTGCGCTCCTCCTTGGGGCGCGTGAAGATCTCCTCCGGCCTCCCCTCCTCCGCCACCTGGCCCCCGTCCATGAACACCACCCGGTCCGCCACCTCTCGGGCAAACCCCATCTCGTGGGTCACCACCAGCATGGTCATTCCCCCGCGGGCCAGGTCCCGCATCACGTCCAGCACCTCCCCCACCATCTCCGGGTCCAGGGCGCTCGTGGGCTCGTCAAAGAGCATGATCTTGGGCTCCATGGCGAGGGCCCTGGCGATGGCCACCCGCTGCTGCTGCCCCCCGGAAAGCTGCGCCGGGTACTTCCCCGCCTGGTCCAAAATCCCCACCCGCTCCAAAAGCTCCAAAGCCTTCCTCTCCGCCTTCTCCTTCGGCCAGCGCCGCACCCGTATGGGGGCCAGGGTGATGTTCTCCAAGACGGTCATGTGGGGGAAGAGGTTGAACTGCTGGAAGACCATCCCCACCTCCCGCCGGACCTCCCGGAGGGCCCGGTCGTCCTTTACGTTGTGGCCGTCCACCACCACCTCCCCTTCCTGGAAGTCCTCCAGGCGGTTGATGCAGCGGATCAGGGT from Thermus thermamylovorans encodes the following:
- a CDS encoding amino acid ABC transporter ATP-binding protein; the protein is MEPIIRIHNLHKWFGSLHVLKGIHLEVAPGERLVIIGPSGSGKSTLIRCINRLEDFQEGEVVVDGHNVKDDRALREVRREVGMVFQQFNLFPHMTVLENITLAPIRVRRWPKEKAERKALELLERVGILDQAGKYPAQLSGGQQQRVAIARALAMEPKIMLFDEPTSALDPEMVGEVLDVMRDLARGGMTMLVVTHEMGFAREVADRVVFMDGGQVAEEGRPEEIFTRPKEERTRAFLERVLHH